In Magnolia sinica isolate HGM2019 chromosome 16, MsV1, whole genome shotgun sequence, the genomic window ccccctTCGCATTATCCTTGTCTGCCAAAATTTAGGCcgattcaaagctcaggtggacagCACGTGTCAGAGATCAGGGCCCTTCATCAGGTAAGGCGCCTTGAGCACATGCCATATACCGCAAATCAGGTTACTATACCCATTTCTCTCAGTGGACCAATATTATTTTTGGTCCAGAATGGCCCGGATCCATGACACGTGTGAGTTCCTTCTATGAATCACGATCCGCCGTGACATTGAAACATCATTTCTTCTTTAAATGGTTGCGATTGTCGTATAATCACAATCTGGTCATCGTCCatctgccacgtgtacggtgtaAAAGGAGGAAGGATCGTCCTCTCCAGTGGATTAGATCCCCTCTCCCCATACACACgcattaaaagaaaaagagagagagagagagagagagagagagagagagataaaaagaaaatgatagaaaAGTCTTACTTTTAAGTAAGGTTGGATTTCTACAGGAAAGCGCGTCACCGAATCCTTCCATCCTTCCCCAAGAAAATTCACGGGCATGCCCGAGTCTGGAACTCCGTAGGAAACCGATCTTAACATTGCACGTGCGAGATGCTGCGGTTCCACACGTGTGTTAAATGAGAAAAAAAGGACTTTGCCTCAAAATTCCCCAGAACTCCTAATGGTCTTTTCAAGGGACAAATTACATAAATaactttgttttattttttttgtccttCAAAAACTGGTAAATGGAAAATTAAGAGGCCCACGTGGAACGTGTcttacatccaacccgtccaacagatgcacccttccatgatTATCAGATGGGCCAAAAATACGGTGGATCCATTAATGAAGTGGGCCAAACCATAAAAACCAATATACACGACTCAAAAACATTCAAATTTACGTGTAGTTCAAACAATGATTCGATCATTCAAAAATTTGGTTGGTGTAGTTAGGAAGGTGGCCTGCATATGTTGGACGGAtcagatgttatacacataccaAGTGGCCCCACATTTCGACTTTGCTACTATTTATACACAGTAAAATGCTAAGTccaggtgagagagagagagagagagagagagagagagagtagaaggaGCATACGGTTGTAGGAGAGAATGGAAACCTTTGAAGTTGGAGAAGGGATTGGGACACCCATAGCTTCTGTTTGTTTGTGAAGTTTTGATGGATTTTGAGGTTCGCGATCCAAAAGAGGAGCGTCTTTAAATACAAAATGTGGAAGTGGAAAGCGCAGACAGCAGAACGCTGCAGCAGATATTTTGGATTGTTGCCATCTCTCCAACAATGCATACGTGTTACGGTGATGTATCAATCGCTTCCGTTCATTTACCAGTATCGTGTTTCCAGAGATTTTTAGCCTATTAGTGAGTCCTGGCATCACTTTTCTAACTCttagctatgtgggccccaccacaatgtccacgtgacatccactccgtgcatcagtttcgccagctcatgttaggacatgagcccaaaaatgaggcagacccaaaactcaagtgggccacaccacaggaagaagtggATGAAACTTCCACTTTTgcaacctccctagggcccaccgtgatgtttatatgccatccaagccgttcataaggtAATTCCCACTAggatgtagggaaaacacaaacatcaacctgATCCTCCCTACTGTTTTGtttagtgtgacccacttgagttttgaatcttcctGATTCTTGGGCCTAACATgaactggaaaaactgatggacggagcggatataaTACATCACAGCTGGTCCCACCTCTTACGGTCAGAGCACGTCTGAATTTACCCCGCTTAACATCCGGCCGTTAGTTATTTTTGGTATTTCGCTGACGTTTTCCTGGTCAAACAGGTGGGGTGGGGTTGTCGAAGAAGGATGCTCTTTGACACGTAAACCATTGATGCTAGGGTACGGTGCATGGATGGACCCGATTGGTCCATCACCCAGCCACGTGTACGTTGAAAAGGTATCTGTACCATATGCTCAGCCCATCATCTTCAAAAGTGGCAGATGATAACAAATGCCCTTCTAATGTTTTGAAGGGTCATATCTCTTCAGAAGTTTACTCGGCCAActgatagatgatacgcaggcaacTACAAATTGCGCACGTGGCGCAGGACTCACTCAATTTAAACCGTCGAAATTATGGGTTCGTCGTGACCAAAAACTTATTTGATTACCTGCTTTCTGGATCGGTGGGGATGTACCAGATGGTTAGATGATAAATATCCAACGGTCATCTGTCAACAAACAAGCGTTCATGGATCAGAGGTCAGGATTCTTCAACCAACCTGATTGGGGGACTTTAATTTGGAGATGAAGGGTtctattagtttttattttttaatttgagttaatacatgcgACTTGTAGAATCCTCTAGTTCATGCGCATCAACAGTCATAAGCCGCCCGAGTATCATGTAACTCGGCTTGGTTTTTTAAAAGGAGCGTATTAGGTGCGGCActggcctcacccaacacagtgcggcgttaaccgtggggcccactttgatttatgtattgtatatccacaccgtccatctgatttttcaagcttattttatggcatgagaccaaaaataaatcagatccaaATATTAGAGGGACACATCGTAGGAAActatagtgattgaccattaaaaacttcttgtgggccacaaaagttttggatcaaaccgatttttttttcctgggtctgtgtaatcttataaataggttggataacaaataaataagtttttaatggtgatcaaTCAATTATCATTATTTCCAATGGTATTTGGATGTTCTTCATGTCTAggatcatgtcctgaaatgaggtGAAAAGATGAATGGAGCCATTGAATGTTCTTCATGTCTGgaatcatgtcctgaaatgaggtgaaaagatgaatggacggcatggatatataatgtaTACATCAAAGTGAACCTCGCAATCTGGGTTGCACTGTCCTACGTCCGGctaggccgcacctaatccgctcccatttttAAAGCCCATATGTCAAAATACCGTGGGTTGTGCGCGCCCATGGTTTTTGATAGGGGTGTGTTATACTCTATTATTAAACGATAGGCCACACTCAGCTCGGGCCAGTACAGGCAAAAATAGCCCAAATCCAGCcttaactttttttctttttctttttttccaaagCCGAGATCGAATGAAGGATAGTCATGGATTGTGGGTAGAGctggcattgagtcgagtcggaccgaattAGGGCGGACTTAACTTGATcgagttttgaaataggcctaacccaaACTCAATACCTAGTCCAGCTTGCTTGACTTGATCTGAGTTCGGTCTCGCTTGAACTGATCCAAACCGAGTCCGATCCAGTCAGAAGTACTGAGTCAAGTCAggttggcaccgagtcggattgagagataagggagtagagaggagagagaggaggaggaggaagagggtgatggtggtgggtggttgccaggcttggaagaggaagaggaggaggatgagggagggagggagggagtagagagagagagagagagagagagagagaggaggaggaggaggaggaaaagggtgatggtggtgggtggttgctgggcttggaagaggaggaggatgggagagggagagagaaagaggttgGGATAGGGTCGGGGTAGGTTTAGAGAGTCGGGTCGAGTCAGATTTCGGAACGAGTCGAGTCTAACCAGAttgagtttcaagttgagtcgggtcaagttactaggtaactcgaactcaactcagtttgagttcggatcgGGCGAAGCTTACTcgattcggaccgactcacccatttggttcgggtcgagtcggattgGACCGAGTCGAACGAGTCAAGTTAGGCGGCGtcccatgcccacctctaattgtgGGAGTGGAGAGAGGAAAAAAGTGGGTCACCCacttagatgggccccacattggtgtTTATATAAAATTCACCCCAACCATCGAGTATGCCAATTCATGTTAGGCCACCCAGGTTTACAAATCACCACCATCCATAATTTAGGTGGACTACACAATCATAAATAATATACATGGCAATGATCATCCTTTGAattgtttccattagtgtggctACTTTTTATAGCTAGAATATCTTACAAACTAGATTGAAacagtaaaaaataaattaaattttgttCCTTTTATCTTTTTCATCTCGTTCTTGTCACTGTGTCAACCAAGAGTAGAcatgtttggaaaaaaaaaagtaaaaaataaatagtaaataataataataataataataataataaaaagaagcaAGATGGTCTAATGCTATTGATTTCGCATGCCGAGTAGCTAGCTTTTGGTACACCGACGAGTATGATAAGCAATCAGAGGGGACTTAATCTATTTATTTGATGGGccacattttcaaaccaaaccaaccAGATAAACACAAATATGGCAAACCAGCCTGCAGACGGACCCAACACGTTGTCTTCAATACAAGGCTCTCTAGGCCTGATTCTACAAAAACATCCATGTTAAGTGAAAATGGTGCCTTAATCAGGATAGGAAATTCATCACCCGCCATCCACATGTATCAGATTAGGCACCTGGCTACTGATTGTCCATCTAGTTAGTCCTATTTTTGGGCcaccaaagaaaaaaataaattgaaatgatTAGTCTACAAACAGGAAAAATCAAGGGCTATGATCATCTACAACTAACTATtcgatggatggtcaagattcaCTGACCCAATTGCCAATGCCAGTCCTTTATCATCTTGGAATGTAGGCAGATGATTTCCAAGTGACCTTCTAAGGTTTTGGAAGGTCATGTCCCTTCTCTCTAGAAGTTTCCTTGGGCAAGTAGTAGATGATACGCGGGCAATTGGAAATTGCCCACCTGGCACAGGACCAATTAAATTAAGCAGTTGAAATTACTGGGTGATGTAGAGCGcattgcggacagtttcatggccaagaagTTCTGATGGAAGACAGAGGTGAGCAGACCATCAAAACTTTATCAGGATATATCTCACAAATTGAAATGAGCTATTgtacgtatcatatatgattttcgggtacGACAAGCTATTTTAGCCACTCAACCCTTCTAATACCATCAGATGGAAAGTCAAATacctattttaattttatttttactatttatagtaagttttagtttgattataactcttaatccattgggctttaagagttgtgcccaacatgaaaagtgcttagaataattaggagaacagtgtgGTGAAGCCAAACatgacacttattatttttggccaaaaatcatgCGACACTAGTAGGAATTAtcaccgtctataaatagtaagtcacgatttgtaatagttttagttgtagtttaattccgaaacttctttcatggcatttattcattcatcaatcaatttatgaatttgttAGAATATTATTTCCATTTTCatgcttcttctctttttcctcgTTGATTCAACAAGTCTCCATGAAGGGTTCAGAGAAGCTttatggattcaaagtagttatccttgaggaagacagtgatcgacctcatcacattcatctctGTGATACTGGTTCatgacaaataataataataataataataagcctaTCTGATTACATGCTTTTTGAATTGGTGGAGATGtattgaatggttaaaaatgaaaatatccaacggtgTGTGTGTGTCAACCTAATTATGGAATTTTGataatttaatttgagttaatccATGGCATGTGTACAGTTCATGAGTTGATGCGCATCCAGCGTCATACGCTGCCTGATTTGTTAAAACCGTGGGGCCATGTGACCATGGTTTTGGACTGAcccggattgcgtggtgaccctgCAATTGCAGACGTCGATGGTGATCCAATCTAGCCACGTTCTGTTATCAAAGATGGGGCTTTGCATGTTTGAATACCGGAAACAGAATACGTCACCCTTAGACGGACTTGGTCGAGGCAGggtttctgtggggcccacaatagtgTAACGGGtttattcatgccattcatcctttttcttatttatttatttttttcagattaAAATGGAGGTAGATCCAAGGCCCAAGTCCACCACACACATAGTGGGAGTTGAACGCTCACTACTAATTACTTCTTGGGAGCTGCAGACCtttgatcaagctcatatttgttttctcccttcattcatgtctatatgaccttatgaacagattgaatggtaGATAAATATTCTGGTGGGCATTAGAAAGGTTTCAGCGGTAGGCATTGTTATTACTGCAgccttctatggtgtggtccactagagccttggatgtacttcattttttgaccCATTACGTCAAAAGGATttggaaaaaatggatgcacgACGTGAATGAAATGCATACACCGTGGTGGTCTCCACAGTGTCCTTACCTAGACCGAGTCCCTCTTGGTGgcggcaggacgcaatccacttcctcgAAAGCTCCTGATGTAAAGGAATTTGACTGGATTGTAGATCACTGCTGTCAAAGATGGGGTGCGGTCACTAGACATGTTTACCTTGCTTAGATACATCAACAGTTCAGTTCCAGTCAGGGCCTATAGCATATGTACATGTTTGTTATTCAATTAAACACGAGACCATATGTGTTAACGAAGACCCATATTTAATCAAACATATGTTATTAAAAAGTACAGGTATGCCAGAGTCATACTCCACTCGAGTTTGATTACACACTTTTCAACCCCAAGCACTGAGATAGATCCATTAAGCCTGGATCTGTGAAGATCTGAATGctgattttattgatttatatTTGAACATCAGTACAATCAACAAAGAAATAAAGTGGACaaacaaataaaagataaaataccTAGAATGCATATATGAACAAACAATCAAGGTAGAGGGTTGGAAGGATGTGATCAGGGTGTGATCTTCCAAGTAAGGACTTGGTTAATCAGAGATTCGACGATGATAGGTCATGGATATTTATACTACTCATAGGCATTCTGTAGCGATGATGTTGATCTATTGTGATCTAAACTAACCTAAACTCTGAAAATTCTACGGCATGATGGAACAGAAGTTGAGAAACTAGAAACTAAGATAAACAATATTGCGTTATTCAATTCAGAAAATCGAACTCACCGATTTGCTGCATTGACACAACCAAATCAAGTTTTATGAGCTGGCTGAGTTGAGTCGGAGTTTGCCAACCTTAGCatgaatataatattatatttaacatAGATAATATCACCATTAAAATTAATTGAACCCAACCAACCCGACCCAATTTTAATTGACTCCCAGTAGAAgttgacccaaacccaactgGATCTGTATTACTAGACGGGTCACCCATTAAAATAGGGTCTGACCTAGGCTCATTATTTCTCTAACAGCCCATCaaaagcggattgggtggtgaccccaacaccacccagctaggtggtgttgggtgctgtggggccactgtgggGTATTGTTTTATGTCCATGCGGTCCAgctgttttgtcagctcattataaggcatgaacccaaaaaagtgaagcagatctgaagctcaagaggaccacaccacatgaaattgtgggggataatgacacccactactGAAACTCTCCTGAGGCCTACCATACcagttgataaggttacacagacatgaacgaaggaaaaacacaaatatccaaaactttagtagccCCTGGgaagttttaatgatgggcattcaatcaccattgtttcatgtggtgtggtatactcgagcttttgatctgcttcatttttcatgccctaaaatgagctagcaaaatggacagcatggataaaacacactagtcatggtgggccccacaatcccaAACACCACTTAgctgggtggtgttggggtcacctcCCAACCCACTTCCCCACCCATCGGCAAGACTGATCAAGTGTCTGACATTATCTGTTCATTGTGGTCCTAGTCATGGCACACCTCATCATACATGTCTACATGCAAGATAACAAAACTACTAAGCCTAATCTCATAAAAATCAGTCCGGCTCCATGGCTGAGTTGAAAACAAATCTGTTTCACTATTGAGATCATGGGTTCAAGTGCCCACATCGTGTGGGTAGGTGAGTGTgtaggtaaaaaaataaaatctcacacaaatctgtgGGGACAAAAAAAGATGGCAGTTGCCCTTTCATACCCACAGGCTATCAATCAGATGTAGCGTCACGCGCCTAACCAAGGGAAACCAACCAAAGTGCATGTGAAGTGCATGTGAGCTGCAAGGGATTAGTTTGGATGTGGCCGTATCATCCGGTAATGTAAAcctttttaccaaaaaaaaaaaaaactgtaccgagacacccaccattaaaagccttcCAGGTATTGTGGGGCTAATCATGGTAAGTACGGGCCATCATTGACAGTAGCTAACCGAATGACATATCTTATATCAAGCACtttaatataatttgaaaatGCTGGGATGATTTGGTGTTTGAAGCTGTGTCTAGGGTAAATACTGACTTTTTACCAGGTAAACGCTTTACTAATAATGTCTAACATGGTGGAATGTGAATAGTTAAAACTCTTTGCAGGTGTAGAGTGTTAACAACTGAaattttacaagcatccaaacaacccctaaaggAGACTTACTGCACGCCATTCAATGTGTAAGCACATTTGCAAGCTTCAGTAGATAACTCTAGTAAACAAAAGAATACACAAGCGTACGTGAACAGGCAAAGAGTCCTCAACTCTAAGAAAGAAATTCCAGCCACAACAGGGACAAAGATCTATCCACTCTGCtgctgaaaattaaaaaataaaaataaaagaggaagaagaagaagcagagtcAATATTCCACTGATTATGATAATTTACAGCAGAAAGACGAGCAAAACACCATCTCATCCATATCCATAACTCACATCTGGAGTTGTCACGACAGACTCAAACGGAATTTCAACTCGTTCCTTCACGAGGCACCTGGGTTTTCCGCCTTCCATCACCAGGACTTTTCCAGGCGGGCATTGACTCCTGGCTTCTCTAGCTTCCCCGGCTGCTGGTTTTTGAAAACGTCCCGGAACCTTGAACTGGATGCTCCCTTTCCTGAGCCTAGGCTCAAAGCCAGCTAAGCTTAAAATGGATATCACACTTACAAGTGTGAAGAAGGTCTTAGAGGCCAGCCCAAAGGCCAGCCGTATCCCAGTGGAGCGACCATTTTTTGGCGCAGGTTGAGTTTGCTGCTTTTCGGATTCTCCACCCTTGCTATTCTTGGTATCAGGCCTTAAATCACCAGTTAGCCCATTTCGAGCAGAATTGTTATGGATGGGAGGTATGCGTGGATGATAGCTTTCATCCAAGATCGATGAGTCAGGGAGTCGGCttggatatggaggaagaagaagatcatcATCTTGGTCGACCGTCTCACCAGCAAAGGCAGCAGCCTCGCGTATCACTTCCAAGTCCTCCCCTTTGTACTCCTTGAGTTTCTTGAGTAAAATCTTGCGGCTGCGATCAATCTCAGATAGGGTTGCTTCTCTCTCATATCTTTGTTGCTGTTGCAGAGCCTAACCAGCAGAAGGAAACCATCAAAGCCCATAAcaacacacacgcgcacacacacagagTGAGAAGTGTCTCCATAGGGTTTTTAGCTGAATCAGGGaaatgttggatatgatggtaaGTTAAAATAACACATCTATTTGATAATGTTGACAATATCTTTAAATGAACCCAAAAACACCAAATTACGCCTTCCTAAAAGCTAAAAGAAGTTTATTGGAATGGGTCAGCGCAGCAAGCATTCAAGGGACTTTTTTGGGGATTTGACCAAGGGTTGGGGAGATTGTATTTGTAGTCCATGGATGACATCTTGTCATCCTTTtgtttctcctctttcttttgaatttttttttgaaggaacCCTGCATTTCACCAAAGATGCTGTCaggcatggtgtgccgtaacggccattacgtagAGATAATGGTGGCAGCCATCACACGTTACAAGGTCAAAAAGGCCATTACAGAAAAATGACCCATAAAAGCCATTACGACCCCCGTAACAGCCTTCCTGTAACAGCCCCTAAACGGTCCATCATGGGGCCGATAAAGGTTTtttgggtttatatatatatatataaagaggccataacagccattatagcctgtatcataaaggtaacggtggtggccattatggccgcCATTACTCTTACAGAATACCATGCTGTCAGGACTTCGATAATAGGAATATATGAGAGAAGCCAAGACTCAGCACATCAAAAACAGCAAGGAGAAGCGAGAAGATCGGGTTTCTCAAGGCAGCCAACCACTGGTGGAGACACGCTTGTCCTCTATTTCTCTCCATCCAGTGTACATCCAGCCACATAAAACTAGCATTCCTACTGGTAAAGCAGCAGTCAAAGCCTTCATTCCAGTTCAGCCACTTTCCAAATCTGCACCTCCTTCCTTTTAACCCTCAATTCAATAACACATCGGCACTTATAACATCATCACACCAATGACACTGACCATTAGAGACATCAGGAGCAGCAGTTTCAGTGAAACATTGTCTTGAAGCAAGAGGAAAGGATGTTTTCACCAATAAAATTGGATACATCCTCCACAACCACCATCATTCTTCAGAAGTATAGGTCATTTTTCCAGAACCTCAATTAGCTAGTTTTCAAGTAGTCATGAAATATGCAAGGAAATAGTGTATATGGTTTAACTAGAATTCATCTAAGGTTGAGATTCAAAAGGGAGCTTTAGGATTTAATCTAGGGTTACATTTATGTTAGTACTATATATGTATGCCTTGTTAAAAGACTCTTTTAGAAAGCTACTGATATCGTTTTgcaggatttattttttttctttctttttttccttttttttttcttcgaattcCTAGAGGTAGTTCCAACCTTTTATTTAGCCTACCCTTCACCATTGATCTTCTTTTAGTAGATTTTTAGCCTCATACTTCAGAATGCATTAGAGAACTAATTCAGCAATCAGAACCCTATTGCACCATGAGGCAAAGGTTCAACCACTGGTAGAAAGGCTCAATCTGGGAAGCTAAGCTCCACCATCTCCTGTAGTGAGACCAATGGCCAATCACGTGAATCACATCAAAATCAAACTTCAAATTGGCCAAAAATACTACATATTATTAGCGAAAAGTTTGATGAGAAATTCTCAAACGTTGCAGTGGTTAGTCGTACAGATCTACTGTCTGATCTGAACAACAGACCTGATCTGATGGTCATTGCCTCATTGGGTCTAGAGACGCAAGCGTGGATGGGTTCGTCATTTTCTGAAGATGCGACTGTTCTCCAAAAACATCATCAACTAAGCTAAGGAGGCCCATTAGGAGGTTAGCTAACATGTTATAAGAGATCCGGGAAATTAGTTTCAGGCTGGGGGCCTATTTAGCGCACGTGAGCCATTCTGCTAATGACAGAGCAGACAGCTTGGCAAAGAGAGGGGCTTCCAGTGGGTCTTGTTGGATTTCTGACAGAAGGTAGCAGGCTTTTGCCAGGCATCATCAAATGGTCTTTGGGGTttataattttctttctttccggCTCTCAGTAGTTGGGTTGTAAATCTGTATGTTTCTCATATTCTTTCTTCCTGATGTGTGTATCTTGCTtctgttttgtttttaatttaatgctccacttaatttaaaatttattattaaaaaaaataaaaataaaaaaaataaaaaaaacattgaTGGGTTCGTCATACCAATGTCTTCAAACCAGTTTCCTTTCTTTGTGATTGGCCAATGGCTGGCCTGGATCTGGAGGTTCATGTGGCCTTCTT contains:
- the LOC131228928 gene encoding uncharacterized protein LOC131228928 — protein: MEADGTGIVLSRASELRSKINSCIDRATQQQKKRQEGVDSHLHHGGANDDHDNDDEEAESLLNIRDALESLEEQLASLQALQQQQRYEREATLSEIDRSRKILLKKLKEYKGEDLEVIREAAAFAGETVDQDDDLLLPPYPSRLPDSSILDESYHPRIPPIHNNSARNGLTGDLRPDTKNSKGGESEKQQTQPAPKNGRSTGIRLAFGLASKTFFTLVSVISILSLAGFEPRLRKGSIQFKVPGRFQKPAAGEAREARSQCPPGKVLVMEGGKPRCLVKERVEIPFESVVTTPDVSYGYGLRVRKVMPGLTNRLKISGNTILVNERKRLIHHRNTYALLERWQQSKISAAAFCCLRFPLPHFVFKDAPLLDREPQNPSKLHKQTEAMGVPIPSPTSKVSILSYNPSRTCNVKIGFLRSSRLGHAREFSWGRMEGFGDALSCRNPTLLKSVERNGGGLKVRAFNEEQEALVVKSWNVMRKDAAELGLNFFLRIFEIAPSAKKLFSFLKDSDIPLEKNPKLKPHAMSVFVMTCESAVQLRKVGKPTVRESSLKDLGATHFKYGVVDEHFEVTKFALLDTIKEAVPTMWSPEMKAAWGEAYDELVAAIKKEMKPSS